ACTCAGCACAAATACTACAGAGCGATTGAAAAATCCCAGTTCATCGTACTCCAAGAGGTACTCCCAGAAGACCTTGTCCAGAGCGGTGGCGCCCAGGAAATTCTCATGGGTGAAGCTGTTGCTCCAGAAGATCCCAAAAATGGGGGCCACTTTCTCGAAGCGTTGCATAAACTGCCTGGCAAAGTCGAATATGTATTTGAAACCCAACTTGCGGCCAACGCAGAAAACATTTCGGAACTCACGTCGGGTTTTTAGGATGCTTTCCAGGGCAACTATGAAGTTTCTGAGATAGTAATCCACTGGCTGCTTCCTGAAGCCGGGCTTATGGTAGTTGAAAGTATTGATCTTACCGCAGTCCTCGCCGAAAGCTGTGAGGTAGCCATACTTCTTGAACCTCTGCCAAATGAACTTCAGTTTGTCGATGAATCCGCCACGACTGAATCGACTCTGTTCCATGGCCTTTTCCTCGGCGTTTCCAGTGAGCAGGGCCAAAAGATTCGGTATGGTGTTCTCACCCACCTTGTTGAAGCCCTGCATTTCGAACCATCCTGGTTGTTGCAGGAACTCATGGAGCTTCGGCATGGAGCGTCTTAGGTTCATTCGGGACGTCGAATCAATACCCAGGATGATCACGTTGGGCTTGGATTCCCCATCAGGACGAGGTTCTTCTGGGTTCTTGGTGTTATGCCTCAGGCGATCCTGAACGAAGAGAAACCCATCCTCCTGAAGAAGctccattttctttttttcgttGACGGCGTAGCATTGGGTGCTTACACAGTCTATGTTCTTGGGTACCAAGAAAGAGTGGTTCAGGGGTCGAGGTTTGGAGAGACTGTTAAAAAAGTAGATATCTATAAGATCTGATCAACAACTACATTTATGTAACCCACGTAAAACCATTATCCGGATATGAAGCGCTCTTGTTCCGGCCAATCACCTGGTATTGACATTTGAGTGTCCCATTAGCGACCTTTTTTGAAAGCTTCTCATAGATGCCATCATCAATGTTGAGCCTGTATTGTCTAAGTTCCAGATCGAACTCACTGAGAACCAAGTCACCATCGGTGCTGCACTCTTTGAACTGCTTTTTCCTGAAGAATTTCATTATGTCAGCGGAAAAGGGGTCCATCTTGGGCATCTTGCACGAGGGGCTGTCCACGTAAAATTGTTGATCTTTCTTGGAGGCTTTTTCGATGTCTGGGTAGTGGGAGTGAAGGGTCATTTTGGCCAGGCATACTATGAAGCCAAGACTACAGAGTACGAAGACATTACTCTTCAGGCACATTATATCGACTGAATAATCATTTAGTTAGGGCTCTTGTGGGTATTGGTGTAATGGTAGCGAAATTCGTTATGCTAAGTTATAGTTTGTTATGGATCAGTTTAGTCAAAGTACTGGCAGCATTAATTAGAAAATCGTTGAATTACTTTTAGGATCTTCTTTTAATAGTGTGACTTTCAGCGCTTTTCAATTCATATTTATGCGATTTTCAGAGAGTGCCCAGTCACACAAATCAAGCGGACTATCTGGGGCCGTGGGCCATATCTTCCCGGCCTTGTTTATAGCCTTATGGCGTGAGACACTGAGACATGGGCAATTATGTAAATATGCGGCGGCGCCTGTTGGCTGGGAAAGTCTacaggacgaaggacgaggCACACAGTGGGACAACCGCAAATTATTGCCGGCCATTTGGCGAATGAATGCGTGACAAAACACAGCGCACAGAGGACACTCCCTGGATGGAAACGGGGAGTATTCACAGGAGACACAGGACTCGGAACGCAGGCGACACTCGCGCACAAGGACAATGGACGGTGGGCGCAGCGGGAGTGGCAGCGAGGTCAAAGGTCAGCCGCGCTAATGTTGTGCTAATTGCTAATTGCGATTGGACAgcaacagaaaacagaaaacgcGACAAAGGAGCTGCTGAGGCGGCGCTCTGGACTAATTGAAGTGTCCTTGCCGCGCGATGATTTACTGCCCGGCGCTTCGGGAAGGAGGTAGCTGCCGATTGGCAGAGGTGCAACTACACTGGGAGAAAGGCAGTACGAACGAGCCTGATTCCAAGCCAAAAAGGATTGTCAACAGGTACTTACCTCGAATTTTCTTCATGCGTAAGATACGTACCTAATCATTCAGGTGCAACCACTTCTAGAatcctttttcccagtgccgTTCTATCCTTTCGCCTTTCATTGCCATCGAAAGCGGCGTCTGAAGATGATGACAGCAGCATCCGAGTGGACCACCCAGTGAGCCCAGCAAACTGCTGTTCCTTCACATCCTGGCAGGAGGTCCTTGGCCCCCAGCGAACCCCTTCTCCGCCGCCTCCGCTGGCTTTGTTTGGTAATTCGATCTGCCGCACGCGTGGCCAGCTCAAGTCGCAAGACCTCAGGACCCCAGGAGCAGGATCAATTGGTCGTCTGGCCAAGAGGATCACTCTCTGATCTTTTCGGCAGTCGCCAGCAGTTTGAGTTGCGACAGAGGATGGGGAGAGGATCGGGGAGGCTCAGGGGGAGACCCAGTCAGGTGAGGCCAGGTGTCAAACGTGTAACTGGATACTCCTCTGGCCACCTCCTCGGGGCGAGATCGGCATCGGGATCAGTGCATCTTTAGTTTTGGCATATGCAAAGTGGACCACCAAACTGACGGGAGCGACCGTCTGCTGTTTTTGGGTCACTGCTGGGAGATACTCTAAAAAGGTTTGTGGGGTATAGAGGATTGGTTATGAGGTGGTATGGTAATTGTTTCGAAAAGATTTTGAGGCAATCAATTACTAAACCATAAAAAAGCTGCAAAATtgatacaaaatattaaataagcacgacacttaaatattttttaggttttttggTTGATGTTTAGCCTAAAAAGACAATcaaacattataaaatatttaatcatacATACATCACATTTAGTCGTTTAAGTCATTGGCATCTTTTCTGCCAATATcctgtttttaataaagtaaacaaatgttATGTGTTTTCCAAGAGATTAACAAAGATCATTCTAAATTCGTTGTTTTTGGCTGATCCTTTTTGTCGTTTCTCCCCCTGATCCCCATCATTTTTTGGGGCCTTCCAAACTGACTTTGGCCCGTTTCTTTTTAAAGTTGGCCACCAGAGTTGATTGAAATTTCGGCAATGACCCCTGCAGCAGCCGACAATTGTGGCCAAAACGGCaccaaaagcaaaagcacAAGCAGGAGCAGAAAGCACAAGCAGCTGGAAGCAGCAGACTGGAAGCAGCTGCCCCGACTTTAACCTGGACATTAAGGTTAACAGCGACCTTTAGTTTGGCCACTGGCCAAACCGACGAAGCGTTAAAACGCACACGTTGACAGCTTTTTCTGTTCCCAATTTTGTGAGCCTCTCCTTGTGGGCTTCATGGGTTAACAGTGGCAGTGCCGCCGTTGCTTAATGTGCGATTTCTATCTGcaaatataaattgtaattattgcATTGTTGCGTCGGAGTTGCGGCAAGCCCTTATCAGAGGCAGCCATCACCGCCGGGCGGCTGACAAAGGCagcaaaaaattaacaaaaaattgcaaatGAGTGTCGAAAAGTACACACACCCCCCTCTTAACCCTTTGGCGTTCACCTGGCATTGTTTTCCCTTGCCACGGCAGACAAAGCGAAACAAATTGCCCAACTTTAGTTGCCGTTTCTGCCGCTGCTTTTCGCGCTTTAACACTTTTTTGAATGGGGCGAGAGGGCGGGGGCCTTTGTAAAATTGATGATGGACCCTGAGTTATTGCCTTGGCTTGGTGACGACAGCTGCTTCTGAAAAAATGGAGTGGAGTGCGGTGAAAACTGGCCGACGACCACCCAGCAGCCAGAAGAAACCGCTGAAAATGATttaagaaaatacattttaattacggCGCTCGAAAAGTGATGAAAATGGCCCGCAGAGCGCGGGGAAAACAAAACGCGTTAATCAATAAATTGCCGCCCAGTGCAGCGATGATTTCCCCACCCCAGCCCGGGAAATGCATCCAACGGTGCGtatgaaattgaaaatcaaGCAATCGAGCAAGCCCTTGGAGTGGGGCTGGCGTGGCCCTCGGAGACCACACGAATGGCGCCCCCATATGGAGACAGGGACCCTCGCTTTAAAGAGGGAAGAGGGGTGCAGGGCAGTGTTTTGATTTATCACTCACTGGGTAACCTGGAGTCGAGCCGATCTGTCTGCCCCTTTCGGCCAGGCCTTCACTCACTTGTTATTACACTGGGGAAAGACATGGAGAGgagaatttttttatattattataaccATATTTATGCTTATACGATATagtaaaaaactaaaatgtcCCATTTATATCCCATTTTGCTCAGTGCATTAACTGCGGCTTTGATTGATGCCCCCACACATGCACTGGGATAAAAGAAGGGAGACCCACACATGGCCACACCCAGGCCCAAAGCCCCAGACGCCGGCCTTCTCGATCACCTTCGTGTTCCCCAGCTCTTTGCCTTGAACTTGGATCTCGTACCTAGAGTCTTGACTCCTGCATCTTGGCCATAGTGATCCCGGTTTTGGTACCGCTGTTGGCCTTTGCCGCGGTCATGGCCCGTTAATTGAAATATGTTTGGGCCGCAGATCAAAGGGATCGCAAGTGGCGTTCGGgccatgatgatgatgatttgATTAATTCGAGCCGGGAATGAGAACTGGGCCCAGCTCTCCCTGGATGCAGATGCATCCCTTGATGGATTCGATTcggaactaattaaaacatttaaggcaaaacacacacacgggaCGGGCCACTTTTCGTTGGAAATGcggggaaaataaaacattaaacaatcataaaaataaatccattTTCCCACACTTTTGTGAAGCCAGTACggggcaaaaacaaaacaaaaaacaaaaacaacaaacaaataataataataaaaacgagAAGCAGTCGAGAAACTTTTGTACTACATGGAAATGTCATTCGCATAACAACAAAAGACAACGAACCAtgatggcgatgatgatgatgggcaACAACCAACAACCGAACCAACAACGAAACAACGCACAAAGTTTCAGTTCCCCGCCCTTAACCCCTTGCTGGCCCAGTTTGCGGCAAAGTTGGTGGCACCTTTTGTGGGGTCTGCTGAGATAACAGCCAACAAAATGTTTGATGTACTTGAAAGTTAATGTTTTGTGGTGTCAACTTTTGCCGGGCTTTGGGTTGGGTTGGGTTCGGTTTTTGGTGTTTTGCTTGCAGGAGAGCGGCTTTTAATGGTCGGGGATTTTCTCTAATTTGGCTCGACAAAATTAGCCTTTATTTCAGTTGGCTAATCGCAAGTGCTGCGGCTGTCGCTGCCGAGTCTGACCTTTCACACGCTCCCAGCTGGTCTAGCCTCTGTGCTCCTCCCATCCCCCCGCTCCAAACACACTTTTGCTTTCAGGGAATTACAACAAAGTGAACAAGAGCATTCGTTATCAAAAGAACTTTGAGCCGCCTCACTTTCGGGGCCGTCAAgctgaaaaattgttttcccacGCAAATTAACACTTGACTTTGTTGACGTATTTGCACAAGATGACTTCATTTTCTTGGGCGCTTTTTCCTCACTCACTCCCGCGccttctttaaatattttattaccgTTGACCCACCTGCGCCCCCGACTTCTCACCTccgaaaatgaaaagaaaccCAGAAATTCGTGCCTCATCTGCGTTTGCTGTAGATACTGTAGGTGCTTCACTTGAGTGCGTCATTGTCTCGATTTTTATGAGTTATTGGGTAATGTTCACCGCTACGATTTCACAGTCATCGACCATTGTGGAAGGGCTTTACAGCTTTAAACCTAGCTAGTAAAAGACAAAAACATGacttacaaataataaataaattacctATACATGACGTACCATCATCCCATCACCATCGGTGTTCTATTATAAACTGCCCCAATAGTAAGTACTAACTTATTaccaaaacttttttaacttGTTCAAGAGCTAAGCCAACAAATTcacatatttatttgataCACATCCACAGGAGGCAACCCTTTGTAGGAAAGTTTTCAAGAACCCCTCAGCTGAAAATCATAAAACTGAGGCAGGCAAGTCATTTTTCACCTCTCGTGTCCAGTTGTGTCCTCAATAACCCGGCATAATCCGCATGTCCAGCTGGGCTTATTGCTGCTCTTCTGACAAGCAGACGGACAAAGGACATCCTCATCCACATACTCGCAGGAAATGGGGCGAGGCCAATACTGAGGACGAACTTTTGCCGCCCAATCAGGGGAAAACGCTGGAAAAGCGACCTGCACTCGGACATTTCACTTGCAATGGCAGGGAAGCACTCGAGGAGAATAAATTCAAACTCCTTGTGTGTGGGTCCAAGGATTCGGAGCTTCGGAGACAATAAACTTGCTGCCACTGCAGTTTCTCAGATATTTGCGGGGGGGCCGAGGGCGGAGAGGGATATGATGGGAGTGGATGACACTCGTGTCAGCCATAAGCAGCCGGGATCAACTTTTCCGACTTGGAAAACGGGACTTGCAGGAGCGCAGCCAGAGCTTCTGGGATTTGTGCAGCAAATTAGCTTCATTAATGGATGACTTACTGCCCCCGGGGGGTGAACGAACCACTAGACTCTGCTAGACTTTTGCATGCGAATCCTTAGCAGCTGCAGCCGCTCAATCAGCGCTGAAATTTATTATGCTCCATAATCATTTGTCATCTTTCCATTTCTCGCAGTCGCCCAGTTCCCCATTTTCCCAGGCCCCCatccatttccatttggcGCCCGCAGCGAGCGCATTAAAATTTTTCGCAACATTTTTCACGCATATTCAGCATCCGACATTCAGTGCCCAGTATTTCAGTATTTCAGCACAAATGGAATGGCAACTGGAGCACGGGACACGCTCCATTCGACCGGCCACTGCGATGGGATCCAGTGCGGGTCATAAATATCCGGAATATTGTTAAGAATATAACAATTCTCCGTTCTCCGTTCTGCATTCTCCGCTCGCAGCACTAATGTCAGCTGCCATTTTCCTCTATCTCCCTGCGCTTTTCCCTTTCGCCGGCGCTcttgatacatttttattgcattcgAGTGGCGAGTTGTCTCCTTTTTATGGCTGTCCCAGGGGTCAGCGAGGGCCCAATATGCCAACGCCCTCTGGCGGAAGTTTGGATGAAGCTGCAGCGGGCAATATAGCCGTTTTTGTGTTGGGGGAAAGTACTTCATCTTATTTCGGCATATGCTTTTTGAAATAAGGAGAGGAAGTACTACTACATGTCTTTAAATATGATTTATATTAAGGATCGGAAGAAACTTAAAACAAGAATTAAACTGccttgaattatttaaagtattgTCATCTTATACCTTAATTGACAAAGTGTTTCCACAACCAAATTGAAcatctttttaaaatataaaacacacTTTTAAACTTCCTAACTGAAGCCTTTGTCACATTATACGTCTTTACAGACTTCTTTAGGTATCGACTTCCCCCCGCGAGAGTTTCCTCAAATCGAATTTAAAGTTTGGCCACGCAATTTCCGAAGACATCCTTCGCATCTTTGAGACCCATCCATTTTGCGAAACCGACGAGGATTGGTTACTCCCCTccttaaataattcaataaatttgcGCAGAACGCTCCAACAATGGAAAcaaattttctctttttcggCGCTTGCATTCTTTTGGCAACGCCATAAGGGGAAAATCCATAATTCATGCATTCGCCAAATAAGAAAAGCGTCGGGAAAGCAGGGGAAAAGCGGAGCAGCAATGAAAACATTAACAAGCAGCAATAAAATATGAGCCAGCGAATGTAAATCGCTTTCCATAATTCATCGCATCGCGTTGAGCtgactcgactcgactccaGAGCCCCGGGTTTTGCCTGGTTCGGCACATACATAGACTTCCCTGGAAGCATCGTAAACCCAAATCGAAGGCTGGGCCCCTCGTAAAACTAATGAAATTTCAATTCGAATGACGCGACAACGTCGCCTGAGCAGCGACCTGAGCATCCTGAGCAGGCTGAGAAATTCCACGAAATTTTCGCGCACTCGCCACGCCGggaaaattcataaatttcctCGGACGACGACTCCCTCCTCTTCCCCGATTTTCCCAGGACAATGTTGGGCCACTTCCGCTGCAGGTCCGGTTTTTCCTCGGGCTCCTCGATGGACTGGCAACGACAGGTGAATTTATGATGAACTGAGTCGTCAGCACTATGTTCCTCTCGGCTCGTCCGAGTCTCGAGTCCGAATCCCCTCCGTTTGCTAGGCAGGTCGCGTGTAAATTATGAAAACTGGCGATAAAAACGAAAGTAATTCAAAATCTTCGACGTGTGCGAGGGTTTATCGCCTCGCAGGGGAACTAGGGACTCGGCACCCACATCGCAGCTCACTCCTCCAAGCCAGATTTATATCGCTGGATTTATGGTCCTGTTAGCGCCACTGCACTGGCCTATCTCGTGTGTAGCATCGTGGATGGGAAGGAATACCTTGTTTACGACCTGCAGATAGGATGAGTAAGTGCcgtccccatccccatccccatccccactTTCTCCTTTCCCTCCTTTCATTACctggttttcagttttcacTATGGTGTTTGTGGTTGCAAATGTATCTTCTTGTTACTGGAACCTACTGGGAGTTCTTAAAACATCTACGAAAGTAGATACGAAGGATACGAACTTGTATAACGAAGCTGACCTTCACTGGCACATCAAAAATGGGGTGAACCAATGTCTGTTATGAACTGGAAAAACCATGCTATTTTCACGCCCTATAGTTCTCATAGTTTAATTGGCTTTCCCCGACAAGCACTCCCAACTTTCTAATGGCTATTAAAGCCACTTTCCTGTGACACGACGAGGactgcaaataaaaatgtcacatttaatttgtgtttgtgtttctTATGCATTTCGCTCAATTAAACTGCACTTGAACGTGTCAGAAGTGGAAATGCCTGTGACACGCGATTCGGCGATCAAAAAGTGCACTAGCCCGTCCTTAAACGCTGGACAGGATGCCTCCCGCTAATCCTCCTACTGCACAGACCACATTAATTTGGCTTCGCATGTGCGCCCGCCCTTAAAGCTGTAATTAGGAGTACTATCACCCGGTGGGCAGGAGCACACCTTCCATTTGAAAAGTGTTTGCTCACTGAGTGGGCGTGGTCACGGAGCCGCCGTCCGCTGTCCATGGAGCAGGAGCTGCAATTAGGCAAAGGACCTCCTTTCTCGTTGCTCCGCGGAATGAAAAGATTCGCCGGCTTTTCGGGTTTGTTGTACTGTGGCTTTTCTTTGCGGGATCTCTTTTGTTGGGGCGAAAACTGCGAGCCAGATATCATTCCTAAATGGGACAGTGGAACGAGTGCTGTGGATAGGTCCAAGAAATATATCTTCTAATGACTTTGTATATTATTTCATCATGCCCTTAGAAGAAACTTCTTTCTCTTTCTATAAAAATTCGAACTATTTTCATAGTAGTTTCCTTTAAAAACTTGTGAATTTCTTTTGATAGAAAAACGCTTGCATTCTTAAATGTTATCCCCTAGTCCCCGTATCCTGCACCACCGTAGGTTGCGCTCCTCTATGCAAATTCCGGCTGCCCATTGCCACTTTTCGCTGTTTTTGTGGTCGGGAACGCTTTGTTCTCACCTCACAGCTCACACACATCTCATTGTTCCGTATCGGCGCTTTGTATCTTTAGCAAAATTGCCAAACCGCAGGAAAAGCTGGAAAACGGGCGAGTGTTCCCCCTCCAACCGCGTGTAATGCGAGAACCCATCCGATTGGAGGGGCCTGATTAAGCCCGGGATCTAACCGCAAAAGGGGTTCGAAGCGGGGGAAATCCAGACGACTAACCCCCCAATTGAAGCTGAAATACTCAAtcgcttaaatatttatgcaagaGTGTCTGCGATTTGCATTTGGCGAATTATTTTCTTGCAATTTTCCACTCAATTAGACCCAGAGGGGAAATGCAGATCCCCCAGGACTCGGTTTCAGTCCTTTCTCCTTGCTCGCTCGCATGAAGTTGAGTTTGTATCTCGGATTTAAGTAGCTCCATAGAAACCAATTTCAATTGCTGCGAATTGGGAGCCGGGAAAGGCAGCCAGACGTGTGGAAAACTTTTCGccgaattttatatttatctgTCCTAGTTCCGAAAGGGGCGGGCCGGGAGGCGTGGCCGGGGTGCGCCCCCCTTTCCAAAAATAGGCGTTTCCATCGGGCGGCACTCGGCGTCGTCGTCCCCGTCATCATCGTAAAAAAAACAAGGCGAtggcaaaagtttttcaatttttgctCCAACTTTACCGGGTTGTCCCTGCCCTCCGCCTCCCAGTCCTGTACTCCTGTACTCCTGTAGTCCTTAGTCCTCCGGTTGTGTAAACATTTGTAGTTTACTTTCAGTTGGCAGGCGGCTCGTAAAATCTGTCCGTTTCGCTTGAACTGGAACCGTTTTGGAACTGTCTCGTAACTCAGACCCGCAGGTTAGCCCATCTTTCCATCTCCCCATCTGCCCACTCCATCCCACCGCCCAGAAAAACACGGAACTTTGGgtttgttttgccaaaaagGACCCCCGATTGAATTAGAAAATTATGCTGAAAGTTATTTGGATTAAAGAGGAAGGGCCCTTGACCATTGAGTAGGGGGAAATTAGGTAATGGGATAGAAAATTACTCGGAAAGGAGATGAAGTAAGCTGGGGATTCGAGTGGATTTAGTGTGGAgcataataataagaaaacacAATTTATACCTTGGCGAATTAAAAGCAAACTTTGAGTAGGCCAATATAAAGAAATAGCTAGGCAAACTTATTGGAATTCGACTAGGAGTAAGAAACAAAGAGACTTGGAAAATGATCAAaagatttttaagttttaatcgATTTAGGTAATGGTATTTaaggcaaaataaaaaaagtccACAGCAGTTTCCCATACCGGGAATTGAACCCGGGCCTTCCGGGTGAGAGCCGGATATCCTAACCACTAGACAATATGGGACTTGAGTTTCGCTGCGGCCAAATACTGCATGTAAACACAGCGATTTGGGGCCTCTATAAGGTATATGCTAACGTGGCGTTCTATTTATAGATGTGGTTATTCATTTCCTAACGTCTATAGTAAAGGTCGAATAATAAATTCTAATTCAACGAAAAtgatttgaaaaaatgttaaaaaggGTAGAcctaaaaatctttttaattaaaatttaaaatcgaatAAAAACATCTTAGTAAGAAAAAAATGTCCACACAAGTTTCCCATACCGGGAATTGAACCCGGGCCTTCCGGGTGAGAGCCGGATATCCTAACCACTAGACAATATGGGACTTGATAAGAAGCTGCCAAGTATAATTCTTAAACTTTGAGATGAAATCCTGTCTAAATATAGAAGTCTTAAACAAATAGTTCTTTGATTCTATAACTATGCTTTCTTATCCCGCTGCTGATTTATATTATCAAGGCTGCAGTAATCTTGATCTTGATCGTCAGAGGAGTTTCTAAAGTCATGAAGAGATTAAAACCTAGTCAAGAGCTTTGTTAAATATTACCCAAGTTCCAAGATATCACTGTCGTATCGGGAGCTGcacaaaatacataaattgTTGCACTCCTGAAAGCACATGGTGCAATAGATTCCCCTGCAGTTTAGGGAATTACAGGAAACATTATCAGACCTGCAAAAGGGAAAGATGATTAAAGAAACTGGGGATAAAGTTTAAATACCTTACTTGGTCAGCGGTTTACTACAAATAGTGCAGtttttgcaaataaaatttcttcGACAGCCAATTAGACACCTGAAAAAGGGATACCTTATAAGGATTTTGGATTATAAGAGACTGGGGACATACCCTTTTACAAGATTGTCAAACCAGGAACACCTGGCTAATAATGTTCGGTTATTCTCAAAAGCGTTCAACAAACGTGCCTGCTGACATCTTTCcttgaaaacattttctaaagaacatacataaatcataaaataaataatttataaaatatataagcatAGCTCACTTCTTTCTTTTAAGATGGTATAGTGCAAGTCGCAAACTCTTCGGTTGGACTCCTCGGGGTAGAAGTAGACCATTATACGGTGTCTTTGGCGGAGACCATAAGGCTCCCAAAAGACCATGAACCAGGCCAGCAAATACAACAAAAGGATCCATAGATATCTGGGGTATTTTGGCTTGCCTGGGATAGGAAGGCATCGTTGGGTATCTATTTTAAATCCTTTTGGCTCAAAAGCGTGAACAAGGTCTCTTAAAATATCGCCAATTTTACCCCCACCCTTAACAACAATCTTCTGATAAGCGGGAGCTGTGAAgggaactttaaaaatatcaaaaaccaGTCCCTGATCACACCTTACGTGTAAGGCCACCAGTCATATGTCCATGAAAGGATATTAGAGTCAGCATATTATAAAGACTGTAGTCCACAAAGCAGATGCAGAAGAGCTGGATTCCCGTGATCATCAGGAACATCCACGAGCGACAAACTGTACTGTATTCTTTGGGCAGAATACGCATCGAATTTATCTAAGTATCTAAATGAATATCGATAGATTGTCATATAACAGATCAAACCTTCACATATAGATTCTCCTCACAATTGCTCAAGGGCAAGGCTCTTTGTCCCATTGTCTCATGTTGATAGTCATCATAGTTCTCGAAAGCCTTGGTTATATAGACATTTTCGAAGCTGTCACTGGCCAAGTATCTGAACCAGAAGTACACAGACTTGAGGATTACAGTGAGCagaagtataaaaataatcaaatcaaGATAGAGAAACACAAAGAAGAACTTGTGCCTCTGTAACTCAAAGTTCTTGGTTACGTCCTGTTCGAATATCTGATCTTTGTTAGCGATTAGTGAACTTgtcgaattcaatttcaaaCTGTGATCAAAGCTAATAGtggttataaaaatatttcgtatTTTCATGAAGCAAAGCTGCAGACCTTTAAGAAATGTAATGCTTTAGTCACGTTAAAAGCTATAAGTATCTCAACGTACGTTGGAATATTTCCTCAATCACCA
This window of the Drosophila biarmipes strain raj3 chromosome 3L, RU_DBia_V1.1, whole genome shotgun sequence genome carries:
- the LOC108027817 gene encoding DC-STAMP domain-containing protein 2 encodes the protein MVLIWYYKNPQKACIDLNGKWVFIVLLFLLLIILVQRRPARCIAALCFASLASYQFRAVIIALAFLLACTGPMKNIIHNICIMANSASCGQNVLIKALRLMQRIIYDPSHSVEESFQGTLAEVRLIMNKLDKLLLNLERPISQIHATYKTCADWLVLQKDQFDYKMGTPYHRCLRAGNLSITQCQREFGEKTKDCCNQKKFAWFCESLKNLKTFFDDNLQWSQVVIEEIFQRLQLCFMKIRNIFITTISFDHSLKLNSTSSLIANKDQIFEQDVTKNFELQRHKFFFVFLYLDLIIFILLLTVILKSVYFWFRYLASDSFENVYITKAFENYDDYQHETMGQRALPLSNCEENLYVKINSMRILPKEYSTVCRSWMFLMITGIQLFCICFVDYSLYNMLTLISFHGHMTGGLTPPAYQKIVVKGGGKIGDILRDLVHAFEPKGFKIDTQRCLPIPGKPKYPRYLWILLLYLLAWFMVFWEPYGLRQRHRIMVYFYPEESNRRVCDLHYTILKERKNVFKERCQQARLLNAFENNRTLLARCSWFDNLVKGCLIGCRRNFICKNCTICSKPLTKSDNVSCNSLNCRGIYCTMCFQECNNLCILCSSRYDSDILELG
- the LOC108028360 gene encoding uncharacterized protein LOC108028360, with product MCLKSNVFVLCSLGFIVCLAKMTLHSHYPDIEKASKKDQQFYVDSPSCKMPKMDPFSADIMKFFRKKQFKECSTDGDLVLSEFDLELRQYRLNIDDGIYEKLSKKVANGTLKCQYQVIGRNKSASYPDNGFTLSKPRPLNHSFLVPKNIDCVSTQCYAVNEKKKMELLQEDGFLFVQDRLRHNTKNPEEPRPDGESKPNVIILGIDSTSRMNLRRSMPKLHEFLQQPGWFEMQGFNKVGENTIPNLLALLTGNAEEKAMEQSRFSRGGFIDKLKFIWQRFKKYGYLTAFGEDCGKINTFNYHKPGFRKQPVDYYLRNFIVALESILKTRREFRNVFCVGRKLGFKYIFDFARQFMQRFEKVAPIFGIFWSNSFTHENFLGATALDKVFWEYLLEYDELGFFNRSVVFVLSDHGYRYGVPRESDKSGYLEERLPMMFIYVPPWFRKRYPQYVQNLKTNQNRLSSGFDVHMTLHHLLQLNVTSMSGFSPNLRASQCKGCQSLFFELPYNRKCSQAGIRDKWCSCDPTETVTDKKHISRVALEVVRRMNQHLEDRNLTELCESYTLKKVIHMDRKVPVTDESVEDDELHTYVISFLTRPTQAHFEATVQWNTQRGSLTMNVNELSRLESYKKHSKCTNDPVIKKYCICIPF